The Tripterygium wilfordii isolate XIE 37 chromosome 21, ASM1340144v1, whole genome shotgun sequence genome segment CCCAACAATTGTCTAGTGGCCTAACCAACCTTGCATCCCATTTCCCCTCTTCAAGACTTCAATATAGtattgatttattattaatttatagccCAGCCTGACAGTCCAACTCACAATTACAAAGTTACAAAAGAgagttttcaaaacaaaattccaAGAAAAGATTGAAAGTGGTGGAAGTAGCAATTATCCTCAAGAATCTTATTCTACAATTATGgtaaataaaaatgtaatgttttattatttgatattattacTAGTGATTATCTTAATCTTATTCTACAATTATGTAATGTTATATCTTAATGTTATGGAAGTAACAATTTCAAGAACGTTGCCCCTCGACCCCTACTACTTAATTGTGCCCCCATTGAATTCGAATCTTGGATCCGCCATTGATCGAAGCTGATGATAACTATTGGGCAAAGGTGTGTCGAAGCCTATAGGTTGGATCTAGGCTTAGCCGATGGATTCATTTGGGTATACACAAAGAAGTAAATATATGCTACTCTTAGTGAAAATTGTAACTAGGCACTATGGTAAACGCTGTAACACATGCATGTAGCTTAGGGTCGTATTATACCGATGCAATTGAGCAGACACATGGGGAATAAGGTTCTTGTGGCTCTAGGAGAACAATGAGAGAGTGAAAACAAGGAACAATGTGGCTTGTATCGTTAGGGCATCAATGAGATTGAGCGGGAACACACGAAGATCGTGTGGCTCGAATGACAACTCTTACACATGGGGTTTGTAATATGGTATTGCGGGACCCTGAAAACGCAAAGATGGGGACTAATTGCACCCCAGAGTTAACTAAGTACACtctaaaaactcaaaaaaaaacctcaatctAATAACACTCCAATTGACTCTAGCTACCACTCTTCCCCAAATCTTTTTCCTCCtcattctctccttcttcttcttcccctaCCTGAACCCTGATCACTATTTGGTTCACAGCATCATCACCGCACTTGAAGAGAATAAAGGCCAGAGGGCAATATTGCTGCAAAGCCTCTCAATTGGGTTTGGCAATTTGATTGCAACATCCCCTCCTCCGATCCAATAGTGGTTCGATAGGCCGATCTTTAAAGGGATATCCAATTGAGTAGCCGTTGAAAGATGATTCCTTCGATCGATATGCCTCTTTCAAGATCTGAACCAGTTTCTAAAAAGAATGGAAAAGCAAGTGAAGAGCCAAGATTGCATGTGTTGCATCCAATGTTGTTCCAAGATGAAGATCGAAAAACCACAAATAGGGGTCAGGGAGGGATTGGAAATTGAGGTTGAGGGATGCAGATGGTGATTTTATGAAAAAACACGATAGGGATGTACacataaatgttatgttttttgcTAAGGTTTATTTAAAATAGGGTGTGCTTAGTTAAGTAAGGGGTGTAAATAGTTTTTATCAAGTGCATAAGACATGGCTCTCGGGGTTAGTAACAAAGTGGGCATGGCTCTTGAGGATTGAAAATGAAGTGTGTGGTTGAGGTGCTAGGGAGAGTGCTTAATATGAAAGGGAATCACATGTGAGAGGGAGAGTATTGGGAATTCACAGGCATTGGAGTTTCACATTGTATAAGTATAAAAAAGTTAAGTGGTTAATATACTTGGATAGATACAAaacctaataaattaaatttttaggTTCATATGGGTTCCAAACATGTATGTTATCCCGTATAAGCGCAAACCCAAGGTTATGTTAATGGGGTCAAGTGaccccattaaaaaaaaattcatataccTACTTGTAAAAATTAGACTTTGAGCACACTCCTATTACACATTTCATATTTCTTAGAGTAACCCATGATAAATTTAAAAGGCCCAATAAGATGGGCTTAGCTTTGTAAATTATTGTATTAATTTTAAAGGTCTTAGCTCATTAGTGATTAGTAATCATTTATTCTTTAAAGACCCATAACTAATAACTTATCATTTGGAGTTTGAGCTTCAATACTTTAATTGTGTTTGTTAATTATTGGGTTTTGATACTTTTGTTGTGTTTGTGAATTGTGAAGTGAATATGCCAATAACTTTGTAAGCCTGAGAGTAGACATCATACATGGGCACAGAGCACTTGACTTTGAGTACTCGACCTTCTTGAGCAGTTAGTCTTTATAAAAAAACTCGATAATTCacatttaaaatataaaaaattatgggGCAACATTTATAgatcaattttcaattattaattacttttgtcctataagattttgatttttagtatttttcCATACTTTTGAAAtacttttgaaaacataattaataaataatccaaaaaaaattcgGGGGCACTACCCCCGAATCCACGCAAATAATTTTTTCCCGTTTCTTATATAAACCCGACagtgaggactatttgcactccatGTTTTCCCATTCATACCCCATTTCCCCCAAAATCCAAACACACCCTTGCACCACCACTCCCACAACCCTTCTCTGTTAATGGCAACATCTTCCCCGTTAGCCAGAGAGTGACGCAGGGGAAGCTTAATGGTCAGATTATTGTCTCCTTCCTCAAAATTACCTTCACCTCCAAAAGCTCCGTGACACTGGCGGAGCTGGCGGCGACAACGATGTAGAGTTTCAAAAATGTCTCTCCCCTTTCCATCATACGACAATGGTCTTTCATTCGTCAATGCCACCACGATTGCCATTGACAAAGATAAGAACGGCCAGCACGCTGTCCGTTGGGCGGTTGATCATCTTGTGATCACAAACCCATTTGTTGTTCTCATCCATGTGAAGCAAAAAAAACAGTAATCATAGGTACCCTCTCTCTTGTGTTCTCTTTGATTGATGATGTTATTGCTATTTCACACTTACACGCCGTAGCTTATGAAGGTGCTCCACAGAGGCACAGAGGAGGGAAGCTCACTCAAAGCTTCACAACGAAATGATCCATGGTGAAGAAGAGATGCCAGTGAGGGGACAAATGGGATAAAGGTGTGTTTGGTAGTTTTGAAAAATGGGGTGTGAACGGGAAAACATGGAGTGCAAATAGCCCCCACCAAACCCGGCCCCATGTACTCAGGAGGTTGGGTCCACCCCTGATCCCATATGTGCACATGGATACGCTTGCATGCACGGAGGTGCGCATGGACTGTAAACTCGGTATTCTTTCCAACAAAAAATTGGTTTCTCTTAAAATTGACACAAAGAAATATATGGATGTGAAAATCACCACTCGTACATCTAAATCACGACTATAGACACAATAATCAAATACCAATtccaaaatatttaaatatgatCACAAATATCGATCATCTTAGTTTCTCTAATCAACTTATCAATCCCTCGCTTCCAAACTTAGTAGATTTATGGGAGAAGAACAAAACACAAAGAACTTACATCACAAATACATAGACTCAatactaaaataaaattaaaagcttttgaaattcaaatatttGGATGCGAAGCTGCAAGCACATGCAATGACTGCAGAGGTAGATTCCTTGGCTTTGATTGTTCTTCATATCCTTACGTGATCAATACTATCTGCAGGAGCCAGTACTCACAAACCTCACTTTGGCACGTTTTGATTTGCTATTAACTCACTGCAttcacagaagaaaaaaaaagagttatctTAATCTTGCAATAATCAGTAATGCGATAACTAATTAAATCATGTTAATTATgattatatacacacacatataccgGAGTGATTGAGTGAGTTGAGCTGCTTTTGCAAAATCGTTGTTAACTTTTGCTTTCACGATTTTGAAGAGTAGAATGAGACGTTGTTGGATACCGAGGCTCTGCTGTGAGATGAGATTGGTCTCCATCTTGAGTTGCTCTTTTTCTGCCTTCagcttttgatatttgattctaaCTTCTTTCTGTCCCTCTTTGATTCTCTTTTGTTCTTCACCGATCTCTACCATTTCAGCTCTCAAACGTTTTATGCGTGCCTTCAATTTTCCATTAGTAATCTCTTTTTTCTGGGTACAACAATGGCAATGATGAGTCATTAAGTGATAATACTAATAATTAGGTTTAGTCATAGCTAGTTAAGAACAACTAGGGGAAATTTAATTTGTGACATGTTTAATACTAGTTAACGAGGGACACTAGCTAtcttaggaaaaaaaataaaacggaGAGTCGATTAGTATTTCTgaattcaaaaatgataaatggcTCTTAAGTAGTATGACTCAATTGAACGGCTAAAGAGCTAGGGCATTGCAAGCACTCCCAGTGGGATGTGGGAGTTCTATAATTCTCTAAAATCTATAATTCATGCACGTTTAAGTGAAGAAAAAGTCAAAcaagttttaaaatttgaaatataaaaGTTTGGTATGATGTGGCATGCCTATcaaataatttgattaaaattgTAGACTTTCATATTCTAAACGAATTGCAGAGCACTATATCCGCTCCTAGCACATTAGGAGTGCTGACAATAAACTTATGAATGGCCTCAAGGCACAAGCCAATAGTCGAGTTTGAGCTTCCTTGTTAGAACTTgtttattaaattaatgaatGGAGTTAGGGTTTGGAGATGATCATCACTCTGTCTTAACTAGTTTTCACCCCTTAAAATTATTATAATCTTGTGAACATTAACCCACTTACCTCCTGACAAGCATATCTACCAAAAGAAATATAATTACCTCGATAAGatattcttttccttcttcctctatATTATttaagggattttttttttccttacccTTCTTTTTCATCTATTAGGATCgaaaattataacaatttagtgaATAGGAAACCAAAAGGGGGGTTCATGGACAGGATAAAGATGACTGAGAAAGACTTATTTTGGAAACAATTATAATGCAAAATTTCATACCCGATTCCTCCTTTGTGTAGCATTTGAACTCCTCCTCCTCGGAAATAATTTGTTTGACAACATAGTATGCTCTCCACCACCCCTGTTAGGCCACGTGGACAAAGGTCTAACAGGGATCCGAAATAAGATCTTCATTTCCTCACTTAAATCTGTGTGGAGGTGGAATGAGATGGCAagcttgttatatatatatatatatatatatatatatatatatatatatatatatccacggGCTGTGTTATATTTTTTCTATGTGCTAATATCACAATAATAAAGATTGACGTAAAAGCTGAATAAAAGTCACCTAATGACAAAGAAAGCACACTTGATTTGATCATTCCAAGAATTTCCGACGTGTTCTAATTGTCGTGTGGAAGTCGCACGCTGTCGATAAGAATCGCGCGGTGTGTGGACGGTGGACAGACGCTCTGCTTTGACGGCAACGTGACTCACATGCTGTTGTTACAACCACGCGACAAATCATGTTCGGATTTATTTATCGCCGTAATCGTTGCAAATGGCAGACATTGGGGGATCGATTTGGGGATGAGAAGGCAGACTCTGAAGTTGACCatattaggtttttttttttttaaataaggaAAAAATGAGGCAAACTTACAAGATTTTGAATTCAACCGTGATTTCTTTTtcgttgagaaaaaaaaaacaatttcatgGTGGGTGTCTATTGTATTCAgtactaattaattattatcagAAACGTGATGGAACTCCATTGTTGCATACGTAGTTAGGTGTACGTAACTTCAAATGCACTTCATCTGTCATTCACGCTTCTCAATTTCTTACCACTACCTTGTACGTCAAACCATTAACATTAGTAGTATAGTGACTGTGAAGATGCCTTTCATGTTTCAGTTCAATTTTCAAGACATTGAAGTAgtaaaaaagggggaaaaaaaaaaaaacattgttcaTAATTTCATCCTTTTGTCGCTCGCGCGATCCTCTATTCTAAAGCGCGAGTGTCGTGCGAGTACATGATTCATGCATATCTCAggaaaaatagaaatagaaaaagaataaattcaAAAAACGATGTGACGTGTCATGCTATTAATTTTCCAAAACTATTAGTATTTTTAAGCTGTTAAGTACGCAGACAGCAAAGACTCGCTGTTTTGGAATTAAAATATTTGACTGAct includes the following:
- the LOC119988356 gene encoding uncharacterized protein LOC119988356 isoform X2, translating into MIKSSVLSLSLDLSEEMKILFRIPVRPLSTWPNRGGGEHTMLSNKLFPRRRSSNATQRRNRKKEITNGKLKARIKRLRAEMVEIGEEQKRIKEGQKEVRIKYQKLKAEKEQLKMETNLISQQSLGIQQRLILLFKIVKAKVNNDFAKAAQLTQSLRELIANQNVPK
- the LOC119988356 gene encoding uncharacterized protein LOC119988356 isoform X1; translated protein: MIKSSVLSLSLDLSEEMKILFRIPVRPLSTWPNRGGGEHTMLSNKLFPRRRSSNATQRRNRKKEITNGKLKARIKRLRAEMVEIGEEQKRIKEGQKEVRIKYQKLKAEKEQLKMETNLISQQSLGIQQRLILLFKIVKAKVNNDFAKAAQLTQSLRYIELIANQNVPK
- the LOC119988356 gene encoding uncharacterized protein LOC119988356 isoform X3, giving the protein MIKSNLSEEMKILFRIPVRPLSTWPNRGGGEHTMLSNKLFPRRRSSNATQRRNRKKEITNGKLKARIKRLRAEMVEIGEEQKRIKEGQKEVRIKYQKLKAEKEQLKMETNLISQQSLGIQQRLILLFKIVKAKVNNDFAKAAQLTQSLRYIELIANQNVPK